The following are encoded together in the Persephonella sp. genome:
- a CDS encoding proline--tRNA ligase — MRASQYFIPTLKEAPAEAEVPSHIYLIRAGYIRQLAAGLYEYLPLGFRVLKKIENIVRKHMDNAGALEVLLPILTPSELWQETGRWDVYGKELFRVEDRKGRLFALGPTHEETITDMVRKNIRSYKDLPKNFYQIQTKFRDEARPRYGLIRGREFIMKDAYSFDVSEEMAVKSYEIMKQTYKRIFDELGLDYLMVEADTGAIGGKYSHEFVVKVPNGEAHIVFCEKCGYAANVEAARYEFELDKLPPEDEKPLEKVHTPSVSSVEDVARFLDVDPKKIVKTLVYILDDGTAVAVLIRGDRELNETKLINYFNALDCHLASSEELENLGIVEGFVGPIGLDIPVYADISVKDLHNFVVGANEKDYHFINVNIPRDFNPVEFVDFSTAREGDPCPVCKSPLKETTGLEVGHIFLLGTKYSEAMKAYFVDKDGKEKPIVMGCYGIGISRLMAAAVEQNHDKNGIIWPESIAPFKLHILALNIKDNQIKNVAEEIYNKAKEKGIEVLYDDRDISPGAKFKDADLIGIPYRIVVGKKIKEGKIELQKRSAGEKEEVSLENVDGLLERLKQD, encoded by the coding sequence ATGAGAGCATCTCAGTATTTTATTCCAACGCTGAAAGAAGCTCCTGCAGAAGCAGAGGTTCCAAGTCATATATATCTTATAAGGGCAGGTTATATAAGACAGCTGGCTGCAGGTCTTTATGAATATCTTCCACTTGGCTTCAGGGTTTTAAAAAAGATAGAAAATATAGTCAGAAAGCATATGGATAATGCAGGAGCACTTGAGGTTCTCCTCCCTATACTGACACCTTCAGAGCTGTGGCAGGAAACTGGAAGATGGGATGTTTACGGAAAAGAGCTTTTCAGGGTAGAGGACAGGAAAGGAAGGCTTTTTGCTCTTGGTCCAACCCATGAAGAGACAATAACAGATATGGTGAGAAAAAATATCAGATCTTACAAAGACCTGCCTAAAAACTTCTACCAGATACAGACCAAGTTCAGAGATGAGGCAAGACCAAGATACGGACTGATCAGAGGCAGAGAGTTTATTATGAAAGATGCCTACTCTTTTGATGTTTCAGAGGAAATGGCTGTCAAGTCTTATGAGATAATGAAACAAACTTACAAAAGGATATTTGATGAGCTTGGTCTTGATTACCTTATGGTTGAGGCTGATACAGGAGCTATAGGGGGTAAATACTCCCATGAATTTGTCGTAAAGGTTCCAAACGGGGAAGCACACATCGTTTTTTGTGAAAAATGCGGATATGCTGCAAATGTTGAGGCAGCAAGATACGAGTTTGAGCTTGACAAACTTCCCCCGGAAGATGAAAAGCCTTTAGAAAAGGTTCACACACCTTCAGTATCTTCTGTTGAAGATGTTGCCAGATTTTTAGATGTTGACCCTAAAAAGATAGTAAAAACTCTTGTTTACATACTTGATGATGGAACAGCTGTGGCTGTTTTGATAAGAGGGGACAGAGAACTTAATGAAACGAAGCTTATAAACTACTTCAACGCCTTAGACTGTCATCTTGCATCATCTGAAGAACTTGAAAATTTAGGTATTGTTGAAGGGTTTGTGGGACCAATCGGTCTTGACATTCCAGTTTATGCAGATATCTCTGTGAAAGATCTCCACAACTTTGTTGTTGGAGCAAACGAAAAGGATTACCACTTTATAAATGTGAACATTCCGAGAGATTTTAACCCTGTTGAGTTTGTTGATTTTTCAACAGCAAGGGAAGGTGATCCATGTCCTGTCTGCAAATCTCCTCTTAAAGAAACAACAGGACTTGAGGTCGGACATATATTTTTACTTGGAACAAAGTATTCTGAAGCTATGAAAGCATATTTTGTTGACAAAGACGGAAAAGAAAAACCTATCGTTATGGGGTGCTACGGAATAGGAATAAGCAGACTAATGGCTGCTGCCGTAGAACAGAACCATGATAAAAACGGTATAATTTGGCCTGAAAGCATAGCCCCATTTAAGCTCCATATACTTGCATTAAACATAAAAGATAACCAGATTAAAAATGTAGCAGAAGAGATTTATAACAAAGCAAAAGAAAAAGGGATAGAAGTTCTCTACGATGACAGGGATATATCCCCCGGAGCAAAGTTCAAAGATGCTGACCTGATAGGAATTCCTTACAGGATAGTTGTAGGAAAGAAAATTAAGGAAGGGAAGATAGAACTTCAAAAAAGATCAGCAGGGGAAAAAGAGGAAGTTAGTTTAGAGAATGTAGATGGGTTACTTGAAAGGCTCAAGCAGGATTAA
- a CDS encoding GAF domain-containing protein: MEDFIYQLAKEILSDLRLDKMLINISEKIKNYIGAERASLFIYDQEHNTLNSVVILADSKTLKNVQIPVTKESIAGYTAISGKILNIKDVHDFDELYKIDRQLRYHSPWLYIPQVQTKSMISVPITKDGKILGVFQAINKKGGFTKEDEKKLKKLVPLIAIALDRALSLNQLEMLRSIERTILDNVMEGIALIDLNFRIKEVNSSFIEMLGFRFSENELKNKNIFDLIPSLKYYQKNFNFVIDNNISEEIPMEIIRIKIIPINWECLHRKDIKYLALIFNFPRG, translated from the coding sequence ATGGAAGATTTTATTTATCAGCTTGCTAAGGAGATCCTTTCGGATCTTCGCCTTGATAAGATGCTTATCAATATCTCAGAAAAGATCAAAAATTATATCGGTGCTGAAAGGGCTTCTCTTTTTATCTATGATCAAGAACACAACACATTGAACTCTGTTGTTATACTTGCAGATTCCAAAACATTAAAAAATGTCCAGATACCTGTGACGAAAGAAAGTATAGCCGGATATACAGCGATCTCAGGAAAAATACTCAACATCAAAGATGTTCATGATTTTGATGAGCTTTACAAGATAGACAGACAGCTCAGATACCACAGTCCATGGCTTTACATTCCGCAGGTCCAAACAAAATCAATGATATCCGTTCCCATAACAAAGGACGGAAAGATACTGGGGGTTTTTCAGGCGATAAATAAGAAAGGAGGATTCACAAAAGAGGACGAAAAAAAGCTGAAAAAACTTGTTCCGCTGATAGCAATAGCTCTTGATAGAGCATTATCGTTAAACCAGCTTGAGATGCTAAGAAGTATAGAAAGAACAATACTTGACAATGTTATGGAAGGTATTGCCCTTATTGATCTAAACTTTAGGATAAAAGAGGTAAACTCCTCCTTTATAGAGATGTTAGGATTTAGATTTTCTGAAAATGAACTGAAGAATAAGAATATATTTGATCTAATACCTTCCCTTAAGTATTACCAAAAAAATTTTAATTTTGTTATTGATAACAACATTTCAGAAGAAATTCCTATGGAAATAATTAGAATTAAAATAATCCCTATAAACTGGGAATGTCTGCATAGAAAAGATATAAAATATCTTGCACTTATTTTTAACTTTCCCCGTGGGTAG
- a CDS encoding YeeE/YedE thiosulfate transporter family protein yields the protein MEKPIINWFWAGVLLAMINFVVFLTEHRPIGASTAFPYLGNLIFPFINNEYLPEIEKAGRWEVWFLAGGFLGAITTAFATKTFRLTFVPVYWERRLNLGKKSRMLFAFLGGFLLIFGARMAGGCTSGHMFSGGMQLAVSSLWFGIFAFAGGLFAAHLLYRRRYK from the coding sequence TTGGAAAAACCAATAATAAACTGGTTCTGGGCAGGTGTTTTACTTGCAATGATAAATTTTGTTGTTTTTCTTACAGAACACAGACCTATAGGGGCTTCTACAGCCTTTCCTTATCTTGGAAATCTTATCTTCCCATTTATAAATAATGAGTATCTTCCAGAAATTGAAAAGGCTGGAAGATGGGAAGTCTGGTTCCTTGCAGGTGGTTTCTTAGGAGCTATAACAACAGCATTTGCGACAAAAACATTCAGGCTAACTTTTGTTCCTGTTTACTGGGAAAGAAGATTAAATCTGGGTAAAAAATCACGAATGTTGTTTGCTTTTTTGGGAGGATTTCTCCTTATTTTTGGTGCAAGAATGGCTGGCGGTTGCACGTCGGGACATATGTTCAGCGGTGGTATGCAACTTGCTGTAAGCTCTCTTTGGTTTGGAATTTTTGCTTTTGCCGGTGGTTTATTCGCTGCTCATCTGCTTTATAGAAGGAGGTATAAATAG